The Streptomyces camelliae genome window below encodes:
- a CDS encoding methionine ABC transporter ATP-binding protein, protein MITTSGLTKVYRSRGREVTALDGVDLHVREGEVYGVIGQSGAGKSSLIRCVNLLERPTSGTVTVAGQDLTALAGRGPRAGKELRRARSRIGMVFQHFNLLSSRTVQDNIELPLEILGRSGKERSRKALELLDLVGLADKAKAYPAQLSGGQKQRVGIARALAGDPKVLLSDEATSALDPETTRSILQLLRDLNRQLGLTVLLITHEMDVVKSICDSAALMERGRIVEHGTVSELLATPGSELAAALFPVSGERTGADRTVLDVTFHGEAATQPVISQLARTYNIDISILGAAIDTVGGLQIGRMRIELPGRYEDNVVPIGFLREQGLQIDVVGHEGEAPLLVKDGAK, encoded by the coding sequence GTGATCACCACCTCGGGCCTGACCAAGGTCTACCGCTCCCGCGGCCGTGAGGTCACCGCCCTCGACGGCGTCGATCTCCACGTCCGCGAAGGCGAGGTCTACGGCGTCATCGGCCAGTCCGGCGCCGGCAAGTCCTCCCTCATCCGCTGCGTCAACCTGCTGGAGCGCCCCACCTCCGGCACCGTGACCGTCGCCGGACAGGACCTCACCGCCCTGGCCGGCCGCGGCCCGCGCGCCGGCAAGGAACTGCGCCGGGCGCGCAGCCGCATCGGCATGGTCTTCCAGCACTTCAACCTGCTGTCCTCGCGCACCGTGCAGGACAACATCGAGCTGCCGCTCGAAATCCTCGGCAGGTCCGGCAAGGAGCGCTCCCGCAAGGCGCTCGAACTCCTCGACCTGGTCGGCCTCGCCGACAAGGCCAAGGCCTACCCCGCCCAGCTCTCCGGCGGCCAGAAGCAGCGCGTCGGCATCGCCCGCGCCCTGGCCGGCGACCCCAAGGTGCTGCTCTCCGACGAGGCCACCAGCGCCCTCGACCCGGAGACCACCCGCTCCATCCTCCAGCTGCTGCGCGACCTCAACCGGCAGCTGGGCCTGACCGTCCTGCTCATCACCCACGAGATGGACGTCGTGAAGTCGATCTGCGACTCCGCCGCCCTCATGGAGCGGGGCCGGATCGTGGAGCACGGCACCGTCAGCGAACTGCTGGCCACCCCGGGCTCCGAACTGGCCGCCGCGCTGTTCCCGGTGAGCGGCGAGCGCACCGGCGCCGACCGGACCGTCCTCGACGTCACCTTCCACGGCGAGGCCGCCACCCAGCCGGTCATCTCGCAGCTCGCCCGCACCTACAACATCGACATCTCGATCCTCGGCGCCGCCATCGACACCGTCGGCGGCCTGCAGATCGGCCGGATGCGCATCGAACTGCCCGGCCGCTACGAGGACAACGTGGTGCCGATCGGCTTCCTGCGCGAACAGGGCCTCCAGATCGATGTCGTCGGCCACGAGGGCGAGGCGCCCCTGCTGGTGAAGGATGGTGCCAAGTGA
- a CDS encoding methionine ABC transporter permease → MTWSEMQPLLSQACTDTLTMVVWSTLIAVAVGLPLGILLVLTDRGGLVQNVVLNKVIGQIVNVGRSMPFIILMVALMTFTRWVTGTTIGTTAAIVPLAIGGIPFFARLVETAVREVDNGLVEAVQSMGGNTWTIVRKVLVPEALPSLIASTTTTVIALIGYSAMAGTVGGGGLGDLAVRYGYQRFETQMMWITVAILAVAISLIQFAGDLAARSLHSRGARSGPAPKLRLLKAKEPAAADVGKVA, encoded by the coding sequence GTGACCTGGTCCGAGATGCAGCCGCTGCTGTCGCAGGCCTGTACCGACACACTCACGATGGTGGTCTGGTCCACCCTGATCGCCGTCGCCGTCGGCCTTCCGCTCGGTATCCTCCTGGTCCTCACGGACCGGGGCGGCCTGGTGCAGAACGTCGTCCTGAACAAGGTGATCGGCCAGATCGTGAACGTCGGCCGCTCCATGCCGTTCATCATCCTGATGGTCGCGCTGATGACCTTCACACGCTGGGTCACCGGGACGACGATCGGTACGACCGCCGCGATCGTGCCGCTCGCCATCGGCGGCATCCCGTTCTTCGCCCGGCTCGTCGAGACGGCCGTCCGCGAAGTGGACAACGGTCTCGTCGAGGCCGTGCAGTCCATGGGCGGCAACACCTGGACCATCGTCCGCAAGGTCCTCGTCCCCGAGGCCCTGCCCTCGCTGATCGCCAGCACCACCACCACGGTCATCGCCCTCATCGGCTACTCCGCCATGGCCGGCACGGTCGGCGGCGGCGGCCTCGGCGACCTCGCCGTCCGCTACGGCTACCAGCGCTTCGAGACCCAGATGATGTGGATCACCGTCGCGATCCTCGCCGTCGCCATCTCCCTCATCCAGTTCGCCGGCGACCTCGCGGCCCGCTCCCTGCACAGCCGCGGCGCCCGCTCCGGCCCGGCGCCCAAGCTCCGCCTGCTCAAGGCCAAGGAGCCGGCCGCCGCGGACGTCGGCAAGGTCGCCTGA
- a CDS encoding MetQ/NlpA family ABC transporter substrate-binding protein: MRNTAKLTTAVLAAGALTFGLSACGSGSSSSSSHDYSGPLVVAASPTPHAEILNFVKDNLAKKAGLDLQVKEFTDYITPNTATEDGSVDANYFQNQPYLDDFNKKRGTHIVPVVTVHLEPLGLYSHKVKKADALKSGATIAVPNDAVNEGRALKLLADNGLITLKSGAGNEATPQDIADNPKHLQFKEVEAAQTPRSLDDVDAAVVNGNYAIPAGLKPAKDALVLESAKNNPYGNFLAVKKGNEKDPRVEKLAKLLVSPEVKKFIEDKYQGSVIPSF, encoded by the coding sequence GTGCGTAACACCGCCAAGCTCACCACCGCCGTCCTCGCCGCCGGAGCCCTCACCTTCGGGCTGTCCGCCTGCGGCTCCGGCAGCTCCTCCAGCTCCTCCCACGACTACAGCGGCCCGCTGGTCGTCGCCGCGAGCCCGACCCCGCACGCCGAGATCCTCAACTTCGTCAAGGACAACCTGGCGAAGAAGGCGGGCCTCGATCTGCAGGTCAAGGAGTTCACGGACTACATCACGCCGAACACGGCGACCGAGGACGGCTCGGTGGACGCCAACTACTTCCAGAACCAGCCGTACCTGGACGACTTCAACAAGAAGCGCGGCACCCACATCGTGCCCGTCGTCACGGTGCACCTGGAGCCGCTCGGCCTCTACTCCCACAAGGTCAAGAAGGCCGACGCCCTGAAGAGCGGTGCGACCATCGCCGTCCCGAACGACGCCGTCAACGAGGGCCGCGCCCTCAAGCTGCTCGCCGACAACGGGCTCATCACCCTCAAGTCCGGCGCCGGCAACGAGGCCACCCCCCAGGACATCGCCGACAACCCCAAGCACCTCCAGTTCAAGGAGGTCGAGGCGGCCCAGACCCCGCGCTCCCTGGACGACGTGGACGCCGCCGTCGTCAACGGCAACTACGCCATCCCCGCCGGCCTGAAGCCCGCCAAGGACGCCCTCGTCCTGGAGTCCGCGAAGAACAACCCCTACGGCAACTTCCTCGCCGTGAAGAAGGGCAACGAGAAGGACCCGCGGGTCGAGAAGCTCGCCAAGCTGCTCGTCTCGCCCGAGGTGAAGAAGTTCATCGAGGACAAGTACCAGGGCTCCGTCATCCCGTCCTTCTGA
- a CDS encoding GNAT family N-acetyltransferase, which yields MSGTFPNVSLSTERLVLRPFEESDIEAFAEMMNDELVTAWTSVPQPYTEADARAWITAQAPAEREAGRGIVFAVDEFLTQRLVGTVHLSSTDWRVRSTEIAYVIAPWARGEGYASEAALATAQWLFHDQKFERLELRTAADNAASQQVAQKIGCISEGVLRGAWIARSRTDDGTWTDVRTDVIVWSLLPEDLAGVSEQLADTGGFTSYSDWN from the coding sequence ATGAGTGGCACCTTTCCCAACGTCTCCCTCAGCACGGAGCGGTTGGTACTGCGCCCCTTCGAGGAGTCGGACATCGAGGCCTTCGCCGAGATGATGAACGACGAGCTGGTCACCGCCTGGACCTCCGTCCCCCAGCCCTACACCGAGGCCGACGCCCGGGCCTGGATCACCGCGCAGGCCCCCGCCGAGCGCGAAGCGGGCCGCGGCATCGTGTTCGCCGTCGACGAGTTCCTCACCCAGCGCCTGGTCGGCACCGTCCATCTGAGCAGCACCGACTGGCGGGTGCGCTCGACGGAGATCGCCTACGTCATCGCCCCCTGGGCGCGCGGCGAGGGCTATGCCTCCGAGGCCGCCCTGGCCACCGCGCAATGGCTGTTCCACGACCAGAAGTTCGAACGCCTGGAACTGCGCACCGCCGCCGACAACGCCGCCTCCCAGCAGGTCGCCCAGAAGATCGGCTGTATCAGCGAGGGCGTCCTGCGGGGCGCCTGGATAGCGCGCAGCAGGACCGACGACGGCACGTGGACGGACGTCCGCACCGACGTCATCGTGTGGAGCCTGCTGCCGGAGGACCTGGCGGGGGTCAGCGAGCAGCTGGCCGACACGGGCGGTTTCACGTCGTACTCGGACTGGAACTGA
- the cbiE gene encoding precorrin-6y C5,15-methyltransferase (decarboxylating) subunit CbiE, which yields MADRVTVIGWDGSPLTAAARAALGAATLVAGAAHHLALPEVPSGAERVRLGSVALAARRIAAHRGTAVVFADGDPGFFGVVRTLRAPEYGLEVEVVPAVSSVAAAFARAGMPWDDAQVVVAHRRTLRRAVNVCRAHTKVAVLTSPGAGPAELGLLLDGVHRTFVICEELGTEREQVSVVTSDKAADHTWRDPNVVIVIGGPVGPAGPGESGGWIAGRDPGAGPRGWVQPDESYGGGPGGRLGEGETELLRAAQLARLGPRVGDLVWDIGCGSGAFAAEAARAGAAVIAVDRDPGACARTEAAARRFGVQLQVVHGSAPHVLENLPEPDVVRVGGGGAAVVSAVADRRPQRIVTHAATRDAAERVGRDLTEHGYRVECALLQSVALDTRAWTETERSVAFLLSGELLRREAPR from the coding sequence ATGGCCGACCGGGTCACGGTGATCGGCTGGGACGGCTCGCCGCTGACCGCCGCGGCACGCGCCGCCCTCGGCGCCGCCACGCTCGTGGCGGGCGCGGCCCACCATCTGGCCCTGCCCGAGGTCCCGTCCGGCGCCGAACGCGTCCGCCTCGGCAGCGTCGCGCTCGCCGCCCGCCGTATCGCCGCCCACCGCGGCACCGCCGTCGTGTTCGCCGACGGCGACCCCGGCTTCTTCGGCGTCGTCCGCACCCTGCGCGCCCCCGAGTACGGCCTGGAGGTCGAGGTCGTCCCCGCCGTCTCCTCCGTCGCCGCCGCCTTCGCCCGCGCCGGCATGCCCTGGGACGACGCCCAGGTGGTCGTCGCCCACCGGCGCACCCTGCGCCGCGCCGTGAACGTCTGCCGCGCCCACACCAAGGTCGCCGTCCTCACCTCGCCCGGCGCCGGACCCGCCGAACTCGGCCTGCTGCTCGACGGCGTCCACCGCACCTTCGTCATCTGCGAGGAACTCGGCACCGAACGCGAACAGGTCAGCGTCGTCACCTCCGACAAGGCGGCCGACCACACCTGGCGCGACCCCAACGTCGTCATCGTCATCGGGGGCCCCGTCGGCCCGGCCGGCCCGGGGGAGAGCGGCGGCTGGATCGCCGGCCGCGATCCCGGAGCCGGCCCCCGCGGCTGGGTGCAGCCCGACGAGTCCTACGGCGGCGGACCCGGCGGCAGGCTCGGCGAGGGGGAGACGGAGCTGCTGCGGGCCGCCCAACTCGCCCGGCTGGGGCCCCGGGTCGGGGACCTCGTCTGGGACATCGGCTGCGGCTCCGGCGCGTTCGCCGCCGAGGCCGCGCGCGCCGGAGCCGCCGTCATCGCCGTCGACCGCGACCCCGGGGCCTGCGCCCGCACCGAGGCGGCCGCACGCCGGTTCGGCGTCCAGCTCCAGGTGGTGCACGGCAGCGCCCCGCACGTGCTGGAGAACCTGCCGGAACCGGACGTCGTACGAGTCGGCGGGGGAGGCGCGGCCGTCGTCTCGGCGGTCGCCGACCGGCGCCCCCAGCGCATCGTCACGCACGCCGCGACCCGCGACGCGGCCGAACGCGTCGGCCGGGATCTGACCGAACACGGCTACCGGGTCGAGTGCGCCCTGCTCCAGTCCGTCGCCCTCGACACCCGCGCCTGGACGGAGACCGAGCGGAGTGTCGCGTTCCTGCTCTCAGGAGAATTGCTGCGGCGCGAAGCGCCTCGTTGA
- the cobT gene encoding nicotinate-nucleotide--dimethylbenzimidazole phosphoribosyltransferase, with protein sequence MTDTGQVPGEGQPESAGMVEQPGVAAHGAYTYLSEAPAEDEDLLLPGAQGAWGNEVPPPAPEPVVEAVHEPGPHETAGRDSGSVDLSGVRLPNPAPASVPPSPILSAPQDVSAAPQPPRRPLHLGPPIPDASASPVRSLADRGPAGAPVRQPAPAPAGPEYLDAQPLHDMAPQNAAPWGTAPTPAPAVAVAEADGQTPAAETVDPAAAGIAVPADAPAPAEALVPAQATAQADPSGAAQAAVARLAHQAAVPAPGTAAQVVHGHDGVQPVHGHDGVYAATGAGPEGVAAAPFAAEQGAEGADDAPVVPQPAAGDGQGAPTEQPVEGAVAEQPVEQPLAGAVAVGGAAGDGAPVAETPAVTEPEAGPVVSEGAPVVAEGTPVVAEEADVAAPGQEAQASPAEPAAVVEEAQAAALPGETAPPQAPEAAQGADVAVAEPSESAQPSEAAGPGQGESLPQSQTVPVAADADQAAPVAEGAVTVDDAERTVAAVPAPQAPDAAQTAPEALAAEAAPEAVAVLAEPAAPGQQPAPATPATAEPQAAVVDAQSGVVEPAVMEAQPAAAQPAPAAEAVPAPEPTALPEPPALPEAVAPAPEPEAAEAEASAVAPAQEAVPAPAVVETVATPEPHLHLAQGPQLAEPVAPAAPVAEALPGTPEAQAAAAPQTQPEPTAAPEGAPAGPQTQPTDATPPPAAPAGDAAEQQAAAQAEPLPSHVPLEPQPEQPLGQFVPVEGQVPTTPHLAPTPPQPLVLPTEETQAPVAAVPAPREGDQAADVVQHAEDLQTRAADQEEQDEGSTAAVAEARQSTGPAAPAYADAEREAVLKVMRERRDIRNGFRSDPIPHEVLLRVLEAAHTAPSVGHSQPWDFVVIRSAETRRTMHELAMRQREAYAKSLPKGRAKQFKELKIEAILDTPVNIVVTADPTRGGRHTLGRYTQPQMAPYSSALAVENLWLAARAEGLGVGWVSFFDEREMVRALGLPEHLEVVAYLCVGYVDEFPDEPELMQAGWSKRRPLSWVVHEETYGRRALPGEEPHDLLAETVAQIRPLDAKALGEAWERQKRMTKPAGALGMLEIISAQLSGLSRQCPPPIPEPAAVAIFAGDHGVHAQGVTPWPQEVTAQMVANFLGGGAVCNAFAAQVGAEVCVVDVGVAADLPATPGLLPRKVRAGTSDMTTGPAMTREEAKQAIEVGIETARDLVAAGNKALLTGEMGIANTTASAALISVYTGADPAEVTGRGTGINDETLARKTEVVRRALEFHQPDPADPLGVLAAIGGFEHAAMVGLLLGGASLRTPVILDGVSAGAAALVARAIAPEVLAACIAGHRSAEPGHVAALNKLGLRPLVDLDLRLGEGTGALLALPLVQSTARAMHEVATFDSAGVTEK encoded by the coding sequence ATGACCGACACCGGCCAGGTCCCGGGCGAGGGGCAGCCGGAGAGCGCAGGCATGGTGGAGCAGCCGGGCGTTGCCGCGCACGGTGCGTACACCTACCTCTCCGAGGCACCCGCCGAGGACGAAGACCTGCTGCTGCCGGGCGCCCAGGGCGCATGGGGCAACGAAGTACCGCCGCCCGCCCCGGAACCGGTCGTCGAGGCCGTCCACGAGCCGGGCCCGCACGAGACGGCCGGCCGTGACAGCGGCTCCGTCGACCTCAGCGGCGTCCGCCTGCCGAACCCGGCCCCGGCGTCCGTGCCGCCGTCCCCCATCCTCTCCGCCCCGCAGGACGTTTCGGCCGCGCCGCAGCCGCCGCGCCGCCCGCTGCACCTCGGCCCGCCGATCCCGGACGCCTCCGCCAGCCCGGTCCGCTCCCTCGCCGACCGCGGCCCGGCCGGCGCGCCGGTGCGCCAGCCCGCTCCGGCGCCGGCCGGCCCCGAGTACCTCGACGCCCAGCCGCTGCACGACATGGCTCCGCAGAACGCGGCGCCCTGGGGTACGGCGCCCACGCCGGCCCCGGCCGTCGCGGTGGCCGAGGCGGACGGACAGACACCGGCTGCCGAAACGGTTGACCCGGCCGCGGCGGGCATCGCGGTCCCCGCGGACGCCCCGGCGCCCGCGGAGGCCCTGGTCCCCGCGCAGGCCACCGCCCAGGCCGACCCGTCCGGCGCGGCCCAGGCCGCCGTCGCCCGGCTCGCGCACCAGGCGGCCGTACCGGCACCGGGCACCGCCGCCCAGGTGGTGCACGGCCACGACGGCGTACAGCCCGTGCACGGCCACGACGGGGTGTACGCGGCTACGGGGGCGGGTCCCGAGGGCGTCGCGGCTGCGCCGTTCGCCGCCGAGCAGGGCGCGGAAGGCGCGGACGACGCGCCGGTCGTCCCTCAGCCCGCTGCCGGGGACGGCCAGGGCGCGCCCACCGAGCAGCCCGTCGAGGGTGCGGTCGCAGAGCAGCCCGTCGAGCAGCCCCTCGCGGGTGCGGTCGCCGTCGGCGGTGCCGCCGGTGACGGGGCGCCCGTGGCCGAGACCCCGGCGGTGACGGAACCGGAGGCCGGGCCGGTCGTGTCCGAGGGCGCGCCGGTCGTCGCTGAGGGCACGCCGGTCGTCGCCGAGGAGGCGGACGTGGCGGCCCCCGGTCAGGAGGCCCAGGCGAGCCCCGCCGAACCGGCTGCCGTCGTCGAGGAGGCGCAGGCCGCCGCGCTGCCGGGCGAGACCGCGCCGCCTCAGGCGCCGGAGGCCGCTCAGGGCGCGGACGTCGCCGTCGCCGAGCCGTCCGAGTCCGCCCAGCCGTCCGAGGCGGCCGGCCCGGGCCAGGGCGAGAGCCTGCCGCAGTCGCAGACCGTGCCGGTCGCCGCCGACGCGGACCAGGCTGCCCCGGTCGCCGAGGGCGCCGTCACGGTGGACGACGCCGAGCGGACCGTGGCCGCCGTTCCCGCACCGCAGGCGCCGGACGCTGCCCAGACCGCTCCCGAGGCTCTCGCCGCGGAGGCTGCTCCGGAGGCCGTCGCGGTTCTCGCGGAGCCCGCCGCCCCGGGACAGCAGCCCGCCCCGGCCACCCCCGCGACCGCGGAGCCGCAGGCCGCCGTTGTGGACGCGCAGTCCGGCGTCGTGGAGCCCGCCGTCATGGAGGCTCAGCCTGCCGCCGCTCAGCCCGCACCCGCCGCAGAAGCCGTACCGGCCCCCGAGCCGACCGCCCTGCCCGAGCCCCCGGCGCTGCCCGAGGCTGTTGCCCCGGCTCCCGAGCCGGAGGCGGCCGAGGCCGAGGCCTCCGCCGTCGCCCCGGCGCAGGAGGCCGTCCCCGCCCCGGCCGTCGTCGAGACCGTCGCCACCCCTGAGCCGCACCTTCACCTGGCCCAGGGCCCCCAGCTGGCCGAGCCCGTCGCGCCTGCCGCGCCCGTCGCCGAAGCCCTGCCGGGCACCCCGGAGGCCCAGGCCGCCGCCGCGCCGCAGACTCAGCCGGAGCCGACCGCCGCCCCCGAAGGCGCCCCCGCGGGCCCGCAGACGCAGCCCACCGACGCCACCCCGCCCCCGGCCGCCCCTGCCGGCGATGCCGCTGAGCAGCAGGCCGCCGCCCAGGCCGAGCCGCTGCCCTCCCATGTGCCGCTGGAGCCCCAGCCGGAGCAGCCGCTCGGGCAGTTCGTGCCCGTCGAGGGACAGGTGCCCACCACCCCGCACCTGGCGCCGACCCCGCCGCAGCCGCTGGTCCTCCCCACGGAGGAGACGCAAGCGCCGGTGGCCGCGGTGCCCGCGCCGCGCGAGGGCGACCAGGCCGCCGACGTCGTACAGCACGCGGAGGACCTGCAGACCAGGGCCGCCGACCAGGAAGAGCAGGACGAGGGGAGCACGGCCGCTGTGGCGGAAGCCCGACAGTCCACCGGCCCGGCCGCGCCCGCCTACGCCGACGCCGAGCGCGAGGCCGTCCTGAAGGTCATGCGCGAGCGCCGCGACATCCGTAACGGCTTCCGCAGCGACCCCATCCCGCACGAGGTGCTGCTGCGCGTCCTGGAGGCGGCCCACACGGCGCCCTCCGTGGGCCACTCGCAGCCCTGGGACTTCGTCGTCATCCGCTCCGCCGAGACCCGGCGGACGATGCACGAACTGGCGATGCGGCAGCGCGAGGCGTACGCCAAGTCGCTGCCGAAGGGCCGGGCCAAACAGTTCAAGGAACTGAAGATCGAGGCCATCCTCGACACCCCGGTCAACATCGTCGTCACCGCCGATCCCACCCGCGGCGGCCGCCACACCCTCGGCCGCTACACCCAGCCGCAGATGGCGCCCTACTCCTCGGCGCTCGCGGTGGAGAACCTCTGGCTCGCCGCCCGCGCCGAAGGCCTCGGCGTCGGCTGGGTCAGCTTCTTCGACGAGCGGGAGATGGTCCGCGCGCTCGGCCTGCCCGAGCACCTGGAGGTCGTCGCGTACCTGTGTGTCGGGTACGTCGACGAGTTCCCGGACGAGCCCGAGCTGATGCAGGCCGGCTGGTCCAAGCGACGCCCGCTGTCCTGGGTGGTGCACGAGGAGACGTACGGCCGCCGCGCCCTGCCCGGAGAGGAACCCCACGACCTGCTTGCCGAGACCGTCGCACAGATCCGTCCGCTCGACGCCAAGGCCCTCGGTGAGGCCTGGGAGCGCCAGAAGCGGATGACCAAGCCGGCCGGCGCGCTCGGCATGCTGGAGATCATCTCCGCGCAGCTGTCCGGGCTGTCCCGGCAGTGCCCGCCGCCGATCCCGGAGCCCGCCGCCGTCGCCATCTTCGCGGGCGACCACGGCGTGCACGCCCAGGGCGTCACCCCCTGGCCGCAAGAGGTCACCGCCCAGATGGTGGCCAACTTCCTCGGCGGGGGAGCCGTCTGCAACGCCTTCGCCGCCCAGGTCGGCGCCGAGGTGTGCGTCGTGGACGTCGGTGTCGCCGCCGACCTGCCCGCCACGCCGGGCCTGCTGCCCCGCAAGGTCCGGGCCGGTACGTCGGACATGACCACGGGCCCCGCGATGACCCGTGAGGAGGCCAAGCAGGCCATCGAGGTGGGCATCGAGACCGCCCGCGACCTGGTGGCCGCCGGCAACAAGGCGCTGCTCACCGGCGAGATGGGCATCGCGAACACCACGGCGTCCGCCGCCCTGATCTCCGTCTACACGGGTGCCGACCCGGCGGAGGTGACGGGCCGGGGCACCGGCATCAACGACGAGACCCTGGCCCGCAAGACCGAGGTCGTCCGCCGCGCCCTGGAATTCCACCAGCCGGACCCGGCCGACCCGCTCGGCGTCCTCGCGGCCATCGGCGGCTTCGAGCACGCGGCCATGGTCGGACTCCTCCTCGGCGGCGCCTCCCTGCGTACGCCGGTGATCCTGGACGGCGTCAGCGCCGGCGCCGCGGCCCTGGTCGCCCGCGCCATCGCCCCCGAGGTCCTGGCGGCCTGCATCGCGGGCCACCGCAGCGCCGAACCGGGCCACGTGGCCGCCCTCAACAAGCTCGGCCTGCGCCCCCTGGTCGACCTCGACCTCCGTCTCGGCGAGGGCACGGGCGCCCTGCTGGCCCTGCCGCTGGTGCAGAGCACGGCACGGGCGATGCACGAGGTGGCGACGTTCGACTCGGCGGGGGTCACCGAGAAGTAG
- the cobA gene encoding uroporphyrinogen-III C-methyltransferase: MAEHPAYPVGLRLSGRRVVVLGGGQVAQRRLPALIAAGADIVLVSPEATPSVEAMADAGEITWARRPYQDGDLAEAWYALIATSDPETNSAASAEAERHRVWCVRSDDADQATAWTPATGHSEGVTVAVLTTDARGRDPRHTAAIRDAVVEGLRDGTLVAPHHRTRTPGVALVGGGPGDPDLITVRGRRLLAEADVVIADRLGPRDLLAELPPHVEVIDAAKIPYGRYMAQEAINNALIEHAKQGKSVVRLKGGDPYVFGRGMEEVQALAEAGIACTVVPGISSSISVPGAAGIPVTHRGVAHEFTVVSGHVAPDDERSLVDWPSLAKLTGTLVILMGVDKIGKIAETLVAHGKSPDTPVALVQEGTTAAQRRVDATLATVAETVRTEDVKPPAVIVIGAVVQVGPAPAA, from the coding sequence ATGGCCGAACACCCCGCCTACCCCGTAGGCCTCCGCCTCTCCGGCCGCCGTGTGGTCGTCCTCGGCGGCGGCCAGGTGGCCCAGCGTCGCCTGCCCGCCCTCATCGCGGCCGGCGCGGACATCGTTCTCGTGTCCCCGGAAGCGACCCCCTCCGTCGAGGCCATGGCGGACGCGGGCGAGATCACCTGGGCCAGGCGCCCCTACCAGGACGGCGACCTCGCCGAGGCCTGGTACGCCCTCATCGCCACCAGCGACCCCGAGACCAACTCCGCCGCCTCCGCCGAAGCGGAGCGCCACCGCGTCTGGTGCGTCCGCTCCGACGACGCCGACCAGGCCACGGCCTGGACCCCGGCGACCGGGCACAGCGAGGGCGTCACCGTCGCCGTTCTCACCACGGACGCGCGCGGCCGCGACCCCCGCCATACCGCGGCCATCCGCGACGCGGTGGTGGAAGGCCTGCGCGACGGCACCCTGGTGGCACCCCACCACCGCACCCGCACCCCCGGCGTCGCCCTGGTCGGCGGCGGCCCCGGCGACCCCGACCTGATCACGGTCCGCGGCCGCCGGCTCCTCGCCGAGGCGGACGTCGTCATCGCCGACCGGCTCGGCCCGCGCGACCTGCTCGCCGAACTCCCGCCGCACGTCGAGGTGATCGACGCGGCGAAGATCCCGTACGGCCGGTACATGGCCCAGGAGGCCATCAACAACGCGCTGATCGAGCACGCCAAGCAGGGCAAGTCGGTCGTCCGGCTCAAGGGTGGCGACCCGTATGTCTTCGGGCGGGGCATGGAGGAGGTCCAGGCGCTCGCCGAGGCCGGCATCGCGTGCACGGTCGTTCCCGGCATCTCCAGCTCGATCTCGGTGCCCGGCGCGGCCGGCATCCCGGTCACCCACCGGGGCGTCGCCCATGAGTTCACGGTCGTCAGCGGCCATGTGGCTCCCGACGACGAGCGCTCCCTGGTCGACTGGCCGTCGCTGGCGAAGCTCACCGGCACCCTCGTGATCCTGATGGGCGTCGACAAGATCGGGAAGATCGCCGAGACGCTCGTCGCGCACGGCAAGTCCCCGGACACCCCCGTCGCCCTGGTCCAGGAAGGTACGACGGCCGCGCAGCGCCGGGTCGACGCCACCCTCGCCACGGTCGCCGAGACGGTGCGCACCGAGGACGTGAAACCACCGGCGGTCATCGTGATCGGCGCGGTCGTCCAGGTCGGCCCGGCGCCCGCCGCGTGA
- a CDS encoding TrmH family RNA methyltransferase, protein MADLITVEDPDDPRLADYTGLTDVELRRKREPAEGLFIAEGEKVIRRAKEAGYEMRSMLLSAKWIDVMRDVIDELPAPVYAVRPELAEQVTGYHVHRGALASMQRKPLPTAGELLRSARRVVIMESVNDHTNIGAIFRSAAALGMDAVLLSPDCADPLYRRSVKVSMGAVFSVPYARLETWPKGLESVREAGFTLLALTPDDKARTLDEAAPHRMDRVALMLGAEGDGLSTQALVAADEWVRIPMSHGVDSLNVGAAAAVAFYAVATGRPAS, encoded by the coding sequence GTGGCCGATCTCATCACCGTCGAGGATCCCGACGACCCGCGTCTCGCCGACTACACGGGTCTGACCGACGTCGAACTGCGGCGCAAGCGCGAGCCCGCCGAGGGCCTGTTCATCGCCGAGGGCGAGAAGGTCATCCGCAGGGCCAAGGAAGCGGGCTACGAGATGCGCTCCATGCTGCTCTCGGCCAAGTGGATCGACGTCATGCGCGACGTCATCGACGAACTTCCCGCCCCGGTCTACGCCGTGCGCCCCGAGCTCGCCGAACAGGTCACCGGCTACCACGTGCACCGCGGCGCCCTCGCCTCCATGCAGCGCAAGCCGCTGCCCACGGCCGGCGAACTGCTGCGCTCCGCACGCCGGGTCGTGATCATGGAGTCGGTGAACGATCACACGAACATCGGCGCGATCTTCAGATCGGCCGCGGCTCTCGGCATGGACGCGGTGCTGCTGTCGCCCGACTGTGCCGACCCGCTGTACCGGCGGAGCGTCAAGGTCTCCATGGGCGCCGTGTTCTCGGTGCCGTACGCCCGGCTGGAGACCTGGCCGAAGGGGCTGGAGTCGGTCCGCGAGGCCGGCTTCACGCTCCTCGCGCTCACCCCGGACGACAAGGCCCGCACCCTCGACGAGGCCGCCCCGCACAGGATGGACCGGGTCGCCCTGATGCTCGGCGCCGAGGGCGACGGGCTCTCCACCCAAGCCCTGGTCGCCGCCGACGAATGGGTCCGCATCCCGATGTCCCACGGCGTCGACTCGCTCAACGTGGGCGCGGCCGCGGCGGTGGCGTTCTACGCGGTGGCCACCGGACGCCCGGCATCCTGA